In Mustela lutreola isolate mMusLut2 chromosome 1, mMusLut2.pri, whole genome shotgun sequence, one genomic interval encodes:
- the LOC131833636 gene encoding LOW QUALITY PROTEIN: olfactory receptor 52B4-like (The sequence of the model RefSeq protein was modified relative to this genomic sequence to represent the inferred CDS: inserted 1 base in 1 codon), giving the protein MAALNHTGVSHTVFCLLXDQHMWISIPFLISYVVALLGNSLLIGIILTRRSLQEPMYLFLYMLAGADLVLPSCTVPQALAIFWFHAGEISLDCCITQVFFLSFTFVSESGILVVMAFDCYIAICYLLRYTTILTPALIGKIGVTLCLRSYCIVFPIIFLLRRLTFCKSNILPNTTCKHIILAHASCNDIRVNIWYGIFVLVSTVVLDIVLIFISYVLILRAVFRIPSRAARHKALNTCGSHICVIVLFYAPGIFSVLTQRFGHHISPHVHVLLASAYNLAPPMMNPIIYGIKTKQIRDQVAHVLFTMQKGM; this is encoded by the exons ATGGCTGCCTTAAACCACACTGGTGTTAGCCACACGGTCTTCTGCTTAC AGGATCAGCACATGTGGATTTCCATCCCCTTCCTTATTTCCTATGTCGTCGCCCTGCTTGGAAACAGCCTGCTCATCGGCATTATCCTCACAAGGCGCAGCCTCCAGGAACCCATGTACCTCTTCCTCTACATGCTGGCTGGAGCAGACCTTGTCCTCCCCTCATGCACCGTACCTCAGGCATTGGCCATCTTCTGGTTCCATGCTGGGGAGATCTCCCTGGATTGCTGTATCACTCaggtattctttctctctttcacttttgtttctgagTCAGGGATCTTGGTGGTGATGGCATTTGACTGCTACATTGCCATATGCTACCTATTGAGATACACCACTATTCTTACACCTGCTCTGATTGGGAAAATTGGTGTGACCCTCTGTCTGAGAAGTTACTGTATTGTTTTCCCCATAATATTTCTTCTGAGAAGATTGACTTTCTGCAAAAGTAACATCCTCCCAAACACAACTTGTAAGCACATTATCTTGGCCCATGCTTCCTGTAATGACATTCGAGTGAACATCTGGTATGGGATTTTTGTCCTAGTATCAACAGTGGTCTTAGATATTGTGCTAATTTTTATTTCGTATGTGCTGATTCTCCGTGCTGTTTTCCGCATCCCATCCCGAGCTGCACGCCATAAAGCTCTCAATACTTGTGGTTCCCATATCTGTGTCATTGTCCTCTTTTATGCACCTGGCATCTTCTCTGTCCTCACTCAGCGATTTGGACATCATATCTCACCCCATGTCCATGTCCTCCTGGCCAGTGCCTATAATCTGGCTCCACCTATGATGAATCCCATCATTTATGGAATCAAGACCAAACAGATCCGGGACCAGGTGGCTCATGTATTGTTTACAATGCAGAAAGGAATGTGA